One stretch of Meriones unguiculatus strain TT.TT164.6M chromosome 7, Bangor_MerUng_6.1, whole genome shotgun sequence DNA includes these proteins:
- the Trpv3 gene encoding transient receptor potential cation channel subfamily V member 3 — MPWVPAMNAHSKEMVPLMGRRATAPCGNPVVLTEKRPADLTPTKKSAHFFLEIEGFEPNPTVTKTSPPIFSKPMDSNIRQCLSGNCDDMDSPQSPQDDATETPSNPNSPSANLAKEEQRQKKKRLKKRIFAAVSEGCVGELRELLQELQDLCRRRRGLDVPDFLMHKLTASDTGKTCLMKALLNINPNTKEIVRLLLTFAEENDILDRFINAEYTEEAYEGQTALNIAIERRQGDITAVLIAAGADVNAHAKGVFFNPKYQHEGFYFGETPLALAACTNQPEIVQLLMENAQTDISSQDSRGNNILHALVTVAEDFKTQNDFVKRMYDMILLRSGNWALETVRNNDGLTPLQLAAKMGKAEILKYILSREIKEKPLRSLSRKFTDWAYGPVSSSLYDLTNVDTTTDNSVLEIIVYNTNIDNRHEMLTLEPLHTLLHMKWKKFAKYMFFLSFCFYFFYNITLTLVSYYRPREDEALPHPLALTHKMSWLQLLGRMFVLIWAMCISVKEGIAIFLLRPSDLQSILSDAWFHFVFFVQAVLVILSVFLYLFAYKEYLACLVLAMALGWANMLYYTRGFQSMGMYSVMIQKVILHDVLKFLFVYILFLLGFGVALASLIEKCSEDNKDCSSYGSFSEAVLELFKLTIGLGDLNIQQNSTYPILFLFLLITYVILTFVLLLNMLIALMGETVENVSKESERIWRLQRARTILEFEKMLPEWLRSRFRMGELCKVADEDFRLCLRINEVKWTEWKTHVSFLNEDPGPIRRTADVNKIQDSSRSNSKTTLYAFDELDEFPETSV, encoded by the exons ATGCCCTGGGTTCCAGCAATGAATGCCCATTCCAAGGAGATGGTACCCCTCATGGGCAGAAGAGCCACTGCACCCTGTGGGAACCctgttgtgctgacagagaagaggccagcagatctcACCCCCACCAAGAAGAG TGCACACTTCTTCCTGGAGATAGAAGGCTTTGAGCCCAACCCTACAGTCACCAAGACGTCTCCTCCCATCTTTTCCAAGCCAATGGACTCCAACATCCGGCAGTG CCTCTCTGGCAACTGTGATGACATGGACTCCCCTCAGTCTCCTCAGGATGATGCGACAGAGACCCCATCCAATCCCAACAGTCCAAG TGCAAACCTGGCCAAGGaagagcagaggcagaagaagaagCGGCTGAAGAAGCGCATCTTTGCCGCTGTGTCTGAGGGCTGCGTGGGAGAGCTGCGGGAACTCCTGCAAGAGCTGCAGGATCTCTGCAGACGCCGCCGGGGCCTGGATGTGCCCG ACTTCCTCATGCACAAGCTGACAGCCTCAGACACCGGGAAGACCTGTCTGATGAAAGCTTTGCTcaacatcaatcccaacaccaaAGAGATCGTGCGGCTTCTGCTCACCTTCGCAGAGGAGAATGACATCCTGGACAGGTTCATCAATGCCGAGTACACAGAAGAGGCTTATGAAG GACAGACGGCACTGAACATCGCCATCGAGCGGCGCCAGGGGGACATCACGGCAGTGCTCATAGCAGCAGGCGCTGACGTCAACGCGCACGCCAAGGGGGTCTTCTTCAACCCCAAATACCAGCACGAAGGCTTCTATTTTG GTGAGACGCCCCTGGCCTTGGCAGCATGCACCAACCAGCCCGAGATTGTGCAGCTGCTGATGGAGAACGCGCAGACTGACATCAGCTCCCAGGACTCCCGGGGAAACAACATCCTGCACGCGCTGGTGACGGTGGCCGAAGACTTCAAGACGCAGAATGACTTTGTTAAGCGCATGtatgacatgatcctgctgaggAGTGGCAACTGGGCGCTGGAGACCGTGCGCAACAATGACGGCCTCACACCACTGCAGCTGGCTGCTAAGATGGGCAAGGCTGAG ATTCTGAAGTATATTCTCAGTCGTGAGATCAAGGAGAAGCCTCTCCGGAGCCTGTCCAGGAAGTTCACGGACTGGGCGTATGGGCCTGTGTCGTCCTCGCTCTATGACCTCACCAACGTAGACACCACGACAGATAACTCCGTGCTGGAAATCATCGTCTACAACACCAACATTGAT AACCGGCATGAGATGCTGACCCTGGAGCCTCTGCACACACTGCTGCATATGAAATGGAAGAAGTTTGCCAAGTACATGTTCTTCctgtccttctgtttttatttcttctacaACATCACCCTGACACTTGTCTCTTACTACCGTCCTCGGGAGGATGAG gCCCTCCCACACCCCTTGGCCCTGACACACAAGATGAGTTGGCTGCAACTCCTAGGGAGAATGTTTGTTCTCATCTGGGCCATGTGTATCTCTGTGAAAGAG GGCATTGCCATTTTCCTGCTGAGACCCTCTGACCTGCAGTCCATCCTGTCGGATGCCTGGTTTCATTTTGTCTT TTTTGTCCAAGCTGTGCTTGTGATACTGTCTGTCTTCTTGTACTTGTTTGCCTACAAAGAATACCTCGCCTGCCTCGTGCTGGCCATGGCCCTGGGCTGGGCGAACATGCTCTACTACACGAGAGGCTTCCAGTCCATGGGCATGTACAGCGTCATGATCCAGAAG GTCATTTTGCATGATGTTCTGAAATTCTTGTTTGTTTACATCCTGTTCTTACTTGGATTTGGAGTAG CGCTGGCCTCGCTGATCGAGAAGTGCTCCGAGGACAACAAGGACTGCAGCTCCTACGGCAGCTTCAGCGAGGCAGTGCTGGAGCTCTTCAAGCTCACCATAGGCCTGGGCGACCTGAACATTCAGCAGAACTCCACCTaccccatcctcttcctcttcctcctcatcacCTACGTCATCCTCACCTTTGTCCTCCTCCTCAACATGCTCATCGCCCTGATGGGGGAGACGGTGGAGAATGTCTCCAAAGAAAGTGAACGGATCTGGCGCCTgcag AGAGCCAGGACCATCTTGGAGTTTGAGAAAATGTTACcggaatggctgagaagcaggtTCCGCATGGGCGAGCTGTGCAAAGTAGCAGACGAGGACTTCCGGCTGTGTCTGCG GATCAATGAGGTGAAGTGGACTGAATGGAAAACACACGTGTCCTTCCTTAACGAAGATCCCGGACCCATAAGACGAACAG CAGATGTGAACAAAATCCAAGATTCTtccaggagcaacagcaaaaccacCCTCTACGCATTTGATGAATTAGATGAGTTTCCAGAAACGTCAGTGTAG